Part of the Arvicanthis niloticus isolate mArvNil1 chromosome 2, mArvNil1.pat.X, whole genome shotgun sequence genome, TGGCTTTTATTTAACATTGACTATACAAAACTCTGGAACTACCACATGTTTATAATCCAGAAGATGTACTTTTACATTAGTGTCTGGTAAAGAGggatttaaaatgtgtattttaaacaCAGCCTTGAGCTGAGAGCATTTTATATAATGTGCTTACCTACGTGCACTTCCAATGACCTCTCAATTCCCAGCCACTTTAAACTCAGCTAGAAACTAACCGAGAGATGGGAAGAACTCAGGGAAGCAGATGCTGCCTAGAGATCTATTTCTCTTGCAAGGTGTTGTTCTTTCTGTGGCCAGACCACAGTGCAAAGAAGTAACTTACATTAAGTCAGCACACACATTTAGAAACACCTTCccttttacaaaataatttatgcCAACATGACATAAAATAGCCCCTCATACTATGAACACAAAAGATAATACTAAATTATTTCACTGTAGTGTTAAAAATGCACAATTTAAAATCCCTTAACAGCAGACGTGTGGTTCTGGCTATCTGGTCCAGAAGTTGACCATTCCAAGATAAAGGTATAAAAGCTTAAAATGTGCAATATTAAACCcagccttcttccttttcctataCAGTAAGGCAAGAATGCAGCCTGTAACACAAAatgtttacaaaaaagaaaagcaggtgaGCACACTGATTACACAAGAACAGTTAAAGTCAGCAGGTATGCCACAGTGCAAAGATAGAATAGAATCCGCTAGTGTTTCTGCTGATGCCAGGAGCTCTTTCTTTCCAGCAGTATGTCTGTCCCCAAACACTGCCAGCACCAAGGAGTGGAGCCATATTACTTGTGAACTGCAGTTGTGTCTATTTCCTCGTGTGAAATGGGAGAGTAACATGGTCACATATAGGTCACACTGTACAAACTGGTATTTTATACTGTTCCAATGCCAGTAatcaatttattttcttcattaaaataatatacaCAGAAGGTATTGTTAGTTAGGTTCCTtcaaattttatacatatttactttctgttaaagagaaaaggataaaatagtgtaaaaattaaaaaaaaaagataaagctaTTAATTAAGCACAAGAAAAGATAAATGGGTATTTTTCCCTGTGCAAGGCTAAGACAGAAGCAAACCTCATCAAGAAAAATGCCACCCTTACAACAGGGAATTTACCCAACTAAAACAAAAGCAGTTGCAGACCCCTTTTCTCTACCATCCAAAGTCATTTCACAGCAATGAACTTACTGGCTACAACAGACATACTCAACAGTTGAAAGATGGGAGAAAGGCTGAAAAGATCAAATTTAAACCGTACAGTGAGACAAAGCCTTGCCAAAAGGGAAGGTAAAAATCAGGTCCAGCATCAGTGCTCAGTTTAAATCATATATTGGTGACAAACCTATCACAAGGACAATCAAAGGGGAAAAGTCTAGATTTACCATGCAGGAGAGATTTATTACTCTACTTGCCTTTGATAACCTGATTACATCTAGTTGTTTAGCAGTTTAGTATTGTTAAACTGTTTTTACaagagttgtttttttctttttttaattaaacccaGTAAGATGTACAGAAGACAAGGAAGCAGTAAAAAGTACTGCTTCCAACAGACAGAGGTGAAAGGTCAAATGAGGGGCCAGAGCAAAGAGGTCACTAGCAGCCACAGCCTTCTCTCTGGGGTTGGGGTTCACTGGTTAGTCGTCCTCCCTGTGGGGCTGAGGGTTTGTGTTGTACTCCAGACTCGGCAGCATTCAGATCCAGGCTTCCATCCTGAATGTTCTGATAGATTTTCTTGGCAGCCTCAAGAAAAGCATCTTCTACATTCTCTCCCCTAAGAGACAATCAACAACTTTATTCACAAAGCAGAGCTTTCTAGAAAATGTAAGGCATTCACACTGACCTGCTAAGCTTAGTGAACTGCCATGATGTCTTCACTTAGCCACTGCCATCTACTAAGAAACTACCAGAAGACTGAGCCAAGAAAGCAACATAGGAAATGTTTTTGGTGGTGAGTACACAACCCAGCACTGAGCTGTTTCTAAAATCAGTCTGCGTATTTACGTCTTTGACTCACTGCAGTGCTGTTAATATATTACATGACAACTGAGACAGCCACTCTGAAATGAGAGCAGATTCTCCAAATGTACCAACAGGCTTCCAGGATTCCATCATTTTATAAACAGCCATGTGTAAAACTATGCTATCTTTATCATGTGATGGCGACATAGTCATGTTTAACCATGTTCACAGCTCTGTTCTCTTGGGACTACCAACAGAGGTAAGTAAAACTGAACAGGTTGGCCTGTCCTTGCCTGGTGTGATACAGAACTATGGCTGGGAGTGCTGGGGTCAGTGCTCAACTCCAAGGGCAATCAGGAAATGTTCACTGTACCCCATTAGCCACTGAGGATATATGTTCTTGAATCATTCTTTAAGGTGACCCTAAGTGCTGGGTGAACATGTTGGCCAAGTGCATGTTCAAGATACCAAACTCGGCCTCAGTTGTGAGAGTCAAACACTTGTGAGGTGTCAGCACAGTTCCTTTATTAACCTGGGTTCCCAGGGGACACAATGAGGTACAACCCTCTAAGTAACAAAGGTTCCCATTCTCTTGTACTGTGAAACAGGCTTCTGCTCACGCTCTACCTGCCGTGGGTGCTGCCCATGGCCTCACTACACAGCACCGTTCACAGCATGTCTACATCATCCACTTACACAGCACAGGATTCTACTCTGCATGGAACTGAAACATGATCTACATTTTAGCCATACTTACGTTTTTGCACTTGCTTCAAGGAAcaataaacctaaaaataaaattcagactAAAATTAGGACATTGCAGAGTCAGGAGCACTCTAGTCCCATGTGCGTAGGCCCCACAGCTGTCAGTACTCCTACTCCAGCCCTCATGAAGGAGCGCGTGTCTGAGGTGCAGGGCAGATCTGTACTTGTCATCAGTGGCTACACTACTACTAACATGTATCATAGAAACAAACACTTTATTTCCTTACTGAGATTTCTGAATAGAACAAaagttttttttagaaaaaaatatatcaaataaccTGCATGATCTAAACATCCTTTCCTTTAAACTCCCATAGAGTTAAGTCTTAAACCCACCGTTTTCTTCGGCAAACTGTTTGGCTTCTTCATAGGTAACATCTCTCTGTGCTTCCAAATCTGCTTTATTTCCTATGAGAATTATTACCTAATTTGTGAACAAAAGAAACGGTATCTTAGAACAAAAATACCTATTAAGATTTTCAAATACAAAAGTCgtgacaggaaaaaaatgagCCCTAAGTACCCTGGACTACAGAGCATAAGGGCTGACAACCTGCTGTAAGGAAGAGAAAGTTTATTTCAGATTTCGGGGCCCCACACAAGCTTTgctgaatattatttttattgttgtcacaaatcccttaaaaatagaaaagtcatTTATTAAGTGAATATGGTTCACAAGCCAGTTTGTTCATATCTGGTCTAGGCCAAAAGAATAAGCAAGATTAATAAGAATGCCCTAAAATTAAGTGCAAAGTACTGTAACCATGAACACTCCCTGGAGAAGGCTTGTAGTTTTCAGGTTCTCAAAAGATTCTGGGACCCCAAGGAAACTTGAAAACCACTAGTTTAATTCATTCAGGGTAACAGTAATTACATTCCCCTTAAATTCAAGTAAGACAGTTAGCAAAGAGGGCATTAGAACCCTAGAGAATGCAAACTGTGACCTAGAGACAATACTGTCCTAGCTGAGCTATCTCAGGAGAGGTCTAAACGTGCTGTGTTTGTCTGTGAAAGAGGCTGGGAATGGGGTAACTACACAATAGGTTCAACTCCTGGGACAAATATCACACCCCAGCATCTACTTTGGAGTTACCTATGCAAGTAAAATTGTTAAGGCAGCTTTGGAAAACAAAGGGGCTCTGGTTGTTACTTAAAGCACAAAGGGGAAAGATTATCAGCCCTCTTCTACCTTGCTCAAGTTCCTTTTAACCAGACACAGATGTTAGAAATTAATGATTTCAACAAAAAAGTGCTTcccaactcttttttttccaCATAAAATTAGTACTTGTCTCTTTCACTTCAAATATTTGAGTCCAGTGAACCAATCATATTTccataagttaaataaataactaatCATTATTTCCATGTAAGATAAtggtataataaaaaaaattcttcaaagtGCAAGTGACCACTGGCAAGGGAAAATAATGTTCACAGTGAAtttgaacaataaaataatggcactttaaaaaaaaaaaattcaagcctAGTATAGGGTCATTATAAGATTGGCATTCAAATCCAGAAATCCTTACTGTCTTCTAGACTGGAGtgtgggcagagcatctgcctagCAGGCACACAGCTATGGCTTTAGTCTTCAGCACTCCACTCTACCACCACCCTCTTCAAAAAGAagtattttctcttttccaactACATATCACTCTCCAATCTTCACTGCCTACCTCTCTAAGAGGTAGTCTGGTAACAAAGTGGCACAAAAcattaacaaatgaaaaatacataCTTCCCccataaaaacaaaaggcaattTCATAGAAAGCATAGTAATATAAAGTGTGcttcaaagaacatttttaaaattctttagtaACTCACAGGGCCACATTACACTGTCAAAAAAATAACACTGGTACAGTTACCACCCTAAGATACCCATTTTTTCAAACTCATGTGTCCACCCGTGGTTCTGTGCAGTGTTCTAACAGTTACTGGCTGTCACCTCAATCTGGGTTCAGAACTATCAACATCATCACCAAGAAACTGCTACTGCTGTTTCTTCAGTTCTCTCAGCCATCTACCCCATCACTAACCAGCCCTTGGTGATCACTAGTTCTTTATCTCTCTACAGTACCGTCATTTTGAAATACGTAAATGGAACGATACAATATGCAAGCATTTTAGACTCAGCAAAATTCTCTTAAGATTCATCAGAGCTGATGGTGTTACCATAACTCCTTCTTCAGTGTGGCTGAATAGTTCACCATAGTGGGGATGCACGCAACCAAACTGTTTTGCTATTCACATGTCTGTGGTAGCTGGACTGCTTTTGGTTTTTAGTTAccacaaataaagctgctatgaacatctaTCCATAGGTCTCTATGCATAGCAGCATTGAGCTTagtataaatgaaaatgaaacctcTAGGCTCCACACTAGCAAAACAGATCTCTTACCCACTCATCCTGGACCAAGCCTTTTACTAAGTGCAGGAGGTACAAAGCTACGTCAAACACTGttcttgcatttttaaaattctttagtaACTCACAGGGCCACATTACACTGTCAAAAAAATAACAGGATGCCCACTGACACCGATGCCTGTAAAGCAGGCTTCTCCAGAAGGCCCTGCTTGACTGTGGTCACCATCACTAAACCATTCACCACATTTCTAATTCATTATTCAGGTAGTTTTATAGCTTCTCTGTAAACATAAAGGTTCTCTCTGCTAGATAATAACCCACTGAGGACCAGAGACACATGCTTATCTTTGCATACTGTGAAATCTAGCGTGATAGCTGTCCTTTAACATCGCAGTATCTTTTCCATCTTGTTAAGAAGTATATAGAATACTTACTTTTAGTTGGCATTTTATTCAGGTAATTACAAATTCACATGCAACTGTAAAAAATCAAAAAGAGCCCTTGCACAGTTTTGCCCAGTTTCCTCTGATGGTAATATTTTACAAACTAAATCCAGaagctttttaaatttgtaatttcaGATTATAATAACTCCAACTGAAAGCATCACCTCATTCACAGCTTTGTGGTTTTTTAGACCAAAAcataaaaagtataataaaagtagaaaagctggaaacaaccaaaaCTAGGAGTTTTCTTCAATTAGcctgagaataaaataaaaatactaggaGCTGGGATGTAGCTTCATGTCAGTTTATCTGCCTATCGTACATGGGACCTGGATCTCTAgcatcaaagaaaatatgaatgcgACGAATAAATGAGTAAGTGAGAGAATGAGGGAACGGTCTCTTATTCATAGCAACCCAAATAACAAAATCTCCCCAGTACAAGGCTTGCCTGTTTGGGTTAGCTGATTTTAAATCTCTATATACTTAGGTGTTGACTTACAGTGTTTGGATTGGTGAGATTCCTTGCGTCTGTCAACCAGCTGCTTAAGTGGTTATATGTACTTCTTCTgcaaaagttaaaattaaaatgtgttgATTCTACATACAATTGCCATTTGTTCAGAATAACAACAACGACAAAGAACCAGGAGTGATGTGCCttacacatgtaatcccagcaattcAGAGGCTAAGGTAGGGCACAAGAGTCCTGAGCCATCATGGCCCTAAGTGAATCCCTTATACTAAGGCTTGTActacagtctcaaaaacaaacaagcaaataaacatataaatctatacatacataaaaaaacttCAATTGAAAGGTCCAACTATGTGTATTTCTGCTTTGACAAGATGGCTACTCCAAAGAACAGCTATAAACTCTAGACaaactttgttttgtgttttaaaacaaggtctctctctgtagTTCAAGccatcttccctttcttttttctttttttttcttttttttttttttttttttttttttttttttttttttttttttggtttttcgagacagggtttctctgtgtagccctggctgtcctggaactcactctgtagaccaggctggcctcgaactcagaaatccacctgcctctgcctcccaagtgctgggattaaaggcatgcgccaccaccgcccggccagacttattatttttaaatagcacAATATCCAACTATATTAATGATATCAGAAGTATTTAaagcatgcacatacagacagacacacacacacacacaccccaatatgCAAGCAAGGAACATAGAATATTCAGAACCAAGATTTGCAGTTTAGAGTCAAAACCAACATTCTTTGAAATTATCTAAATTTTCTAATCACAAATTGGAAAACAGTACCAAACTGTTTACTGTTTACTCAagggaaaaatatttttgcatctacCTTCATGTTATGATTTTTagtcaaaaataaaagacatactAAATTAGTACATAATTCATCTTTCCTAAATTGTTCCTTtactgtcttttttcctttttttttttttttatgtttcccaGGCTGGTCACCAACTTGTGATCTTCGtccctctacctcctaaatgctaCAATTACAGCATATGAAACCATGCCCAGATTACTACTCTGCACTGAGTTAATACACCGATTaaaactgccttttaaaaaagcatttaatgcATTCATCTAGAAATTCAAGACCTCAGCTACCAGAAAGAAAGCGTCTATCTTGTAACTCTTACTTGCATGGCGCTTAAAGCATCTGGAGAATCATCAGACTATGGCATTTTTCCACTTTATCCAAGCACATTTAAAAGCTTGGTGTCGTCTGCACTAGTCCAGTTGACTCTAACACAACAAATAAATCCACACAGACAGGCTCCGGGTTAGGATGGCTCAGCTTTCTACTTCTTGACTTCACAATACATTCTGACTGGCAAAACAACTGACATAATAAGCTTCCTTATCAATATGGCAAAGTGCCTTGTAACAATTACAGCTGATGCCAAAGATAAAAAGTATTAAGATGGGAAATGTTAATGTTGCAAAATGTTAAGGATTGACAGAAATAATTGGTAGAAAATAGTGTCATTACTCTACCAGCAACCTGTGACTATGAATTGTGTAAAGTCACCTAGAAACCTAACATCCAAAGTACTTTTTTCAGtaaatactgaaagaaaatgaatcaccaaaaaccctttaaaattacaatttacTTTTAGTATCACTACTATCAAATGCTAGAACATTCACAGGACCCACAAAGAGAAATTTTGTGCCCAATAAGTGCCATGCCCTTGTAATCTTCCTGCCTATTCTAGATAAATATACAGAATCACATGTGGCCTTTACACTTACATATAGTG contains:
- the Rab14 gene encoding ras-related protein Rab-14 gives rise to the protein MATAPYNYSYIFKYIIIGDMGVGKSCLLHQFTEKKFMADCPHTIGVEFGTRIIEVSGQKIKLQIWDTAGQERFRAVTRSYYRGAAGALMVYDITRRSTYNHLSSWLTDARNLTNPNTVIILIGNKADLEAQRDVTYEEAKQFAEENGLLFLEASAKTGENVEDAFLEAAKKIYQNIQDGSLDLNAAESGVQHKPSAPQGGRLTSEPQPQREGCGC